The following proteins are encoded in a genomic region of Haloarcula marina:
- a CDS encoding cation:proton antiporter encodes MAYSLSSLLPFFGTLAVILVVAHTLGSLSGRLGFAPVVGELVTGLVLGPSLLGVVAPSVAALFLPVDERVAGVASLGLVFLVVLAGTEIDGARLKRSLGPTAAVAIGGTVVPFFGGFALAWVLPASFLADPARRFEFALFLGTALSISALPVAVRVLVDLDALDTRVGQLTLTTAVVIDAAGWLLLTVVADVVRTGRPELARIGETVVLLVGFALLVTVVGRRVAAALFDATAWTRSPALTEFSVVIVVALGVTAGAVALGLEAVVGAFLAGLVVSHRLEVGPRHVFQTVTLGLFAPVFFATAGLRADLTSLLTPGAFAVALATLAVAIAGKFVGVALATLAVAIAGKFVGVALATLAVAIAGKFVGVALGAAVTDLTRGETVALAVGLNARGAMEIVVAAVGLSLGVLTPLLYAVVVLVAVLTSVMTPPLLRRSLDRLPPTARG; translated from the coding sequence ATGGCGTATTCGCTATCGTCGCTGCTTCCCTTCTTCGGGACGCTGGCGGTGATTCTCGTCGTCGCGCACACGCTGGGTAGTCTCAGCGGCCGACTCGGGTTTGCCCCGGTGGTCGGCGAACTCGTGACCGGCCTCGTCCTCGGTCCGTCGCTGTTGGGCGTAGTCGCCCCTAGCGTCGCGGCGCTCTTCCTCCCGGTGGACGAACGCGTCGCCGGTGTGGCGTCGCTCGGACTCGTCTTCCTCGTGGTCCTCGCGGGAACGGAGATCGACGGAGCGCGCCTCAAACGCTCGCTCGGCCCGACGGCCGCCGTCGCCATCGGTGGCACCGTCGTTCCCTTCTTCGGGGGATTCGCGCTCGCATGGGTCCTCCCCGCGTCGTTCCTCGCCGACCCGGCGCGGCGCTTCGAGTTCGCGCTGTTTCTCGGCACCGCGCTGAGTATCTCCGCCCTGCCGGTCGCGGTTCGGGTGCTGGTCGACCTCGACGCCCTCGACACGCGGGTCGGGCAACTCACCCTCACGACGGCCGTGGTCATCGACGCCGCCGGGTGGTTGCTCCTCACCGTCGTCGCGGACGTCGTCCGGACCGGTCGGCCCGAACTGGCGCGAATCGGTGAGACCGTCGTGCTCCTCGTCGGGTTCGCACTCCTCGTCACCGTGGTCGGTCGACGCGTCGCCGCTGCGCTCTTCGACGCGACGGCGTGGACCCGGTCACCGGCACTGACAGAATTCTCGGTGGTCATCGTGGTTGCCCTCGGCGTCACCGCCGGGGCCGTCGCGCTCGGCCTCGAGGCGGTCGTCGGGGCGTTTCTCGCCGGACTGGTCGTCAGTCATCGACTCGAAGTCGGCCCGCGTCACGTCTTCCAGACCGTCACGCTCGGCTTGTTCGCGCCGGTGTTCTTCGCGACGGCGGGCCTCCGCGCGGACCTGACCAGCCTACTCACGCCCGGCGCGTTCGCCGTCGCCCTCGCCACGCTTGCGGTCGCTATCGCGGGAAAGTTCGTCGGCGTCGCCCTCGCCACGCTTGCGGTCGCTATCGCGGGAAAGTTCGTCGGCGTCGCCCTCGCCACGCTTGCGGTCGCTATCGCGGGAAAGTTCGTCGGCGTCGCCCTCGGCGCGGCGGTGACGGACCTGACCCGCGGCGAAACCGTCGCACTCGCGGTCGGCCTGAACGCCCGTGGCGCCATGGAAATCGTCGTCGCCGCCGTCGGACTCTCGCTAGGTGTTCTCACGCCGTTGCTGTACGCTGTCGTCGTCCTCGTCGCCGTCCTCACCTCGGTGATGACCCCGCCGCTTCTCAGGCGCTCGCTCGACCGCCTCCCACCGACCGCTCGGGGGTGA
- the pdhA gene encoding pyruvate dehydrogenase (acetyl-transferring) E1 component subunit alpha, which yields MEDVLDRSPDDRVQVLDPDGEVVAPDLVPDLGDERLVGMYRDMKLARRFDERMISLQRQGRLGTYASLAGQEGSQIGSTYALSDADTIFYQYREHGAVVARGLPWEYLLYWMGHERGNAALADVNVFPLNISIAGHIPHAVGWSWAAKRDGADRVGVAHFGDGATSEGDFHEAMNFAGVFDTPTIFVCNNNQWAISVPRERQTASETFAQKATAYGFDGVQVDGMDPLASYVVTKAARDRALDPEDGQLRPTLLEFVQYRFGAHTTADDPDVYRDEEEVEAWRERDPLARFGAFLWDRGLLDRERVDAIDEAVDDRLAEMVDKAEAYDGDPDDLFADAYAEMPAAVAEQREYLRTLRDRHGDDALLDE from the coding sequence ATGGAAGACGTCCTCGACCGGAGTCCCGACGACCGCGTACAGGTTCTCGACCCCGACGGCGAGGTCGTCGCACCCGACCTCGTGCCGGACTTGGGGGACGAGCGACTGGTCGGGATGTACCGGGACATGAAACTCGCCCGCCGCTTCGACGAGCGGATGATTAGCCTCCAGCGACAGGGCCGCCTCGGGACCTACGCGTCGCTGGCCGGACAGGAGGGGTCGCAAATCGGGTCGACGTACGCGCTCTCGGACGCGGACACCATCTTCTATCAGTACCGCGAACACGGGGCCGTCGTCGCCCGCGGCCTCCCGTGGGAATACCTGCTGTACTGGATGGGCCACGAGCGAGGGAACGCCGCGCTCGCCGACGTGAACGTCTTCCCGCTGAACATCTCTATCGCCGGGCACATCCCCCACGCAGTCGGGTGGTCGTGGGCGGCGAAACGGGACGGCGCTGACCGGGTCGGCGTCGCGCACTTCGGGGACGGCGCGACCTCTGAGGGGGACTTCCACGAGGCGATGAACTTCGCGGGCGTGTTCGACACGCCGACTATCTTCGTCTGCAACAACAACCAGTGGGCGATTTCGGTCCCGCGGGAGCGACAGACGGCGAGCGAGACGTTCGCGCAGAAAGCGACCGCCTACGGGTTCGACGGCGTGCAGGTCGACGGCATGGACCCGCTGGCGAGTTACGTCGTCACGAAGGCCGCCCGCGACCGGGCGCTGGACCCCGAAGACGGGCAGTTGCGGCCCACGCTGTTGGAGTTCGTCCAGTACCGCTTCGGGGCGCACACGACCGCCGACGACCCCGACGTGTACCGCGACGAGGAAGAGGTCGAGGCGTGGCGCGAACGGGACCCGCTGGCGCGGTTCGGCGCGTTCCTCTGGGACCGCGGCCTCTTGGACCGCGAGCGAGTGGACGCGATAGACGAAGCGGTCGACGACAGACTGGCCGAGATGGTCGATAAGGCCGAGGCGTACGACGGCGACCCGGACGACCTGTTCGCCGACGCCTACGCCGAGATGCCCGCGGCGGTGGCCGAACAGCGCGAGTACCTGCGGACGCTGCGGGACCGGCACGGCGACGACGCGCTACTGGACGAGTGA
- a CDS encoding sugar phosphate isomerase/epimerase family protein yields MDLVGKCPPDPDSLAAAADRGFDSVELYLRPEDLNDVPSTARAVEDSPVDAATVHTLHAHPDDERPFRRSDDLAVRLDAYLVVHSQYAQHTHVERLEAYDFSAPYGYENNPGASVFHLQNLVLDRGHDLVLDTAHLFMSQPDYEAGLTDLLRENGDQIRVVHCNDATPTVDGLAFGAGDVALERTVRALDDHFDGRVVLEVMPDAQADALSRVREWVA; encoded by the coding sequence ATGGACCTCGTCGGCAAATGCCCGCCCGACCCCGACTCGCTCGCCGCCGCGGCCGACCGCGGCTTCGACAGCGTCGAACTGTACCTCCGCCCCGAGGACTTGAACGACGTGCCATCGACGGCCCGGGCGGTCGAGGACTCGCCCGTCGACGCCGCGACGGTACACACGCTCCACGCCCACCCCGACGACGAGCGCCCGTTCCGCCGGAGCGACGACCTCGCGGTCCGTCTGGACGCCTATCTCGTCGTTCACAGCCAGTACGCCCAGCACACCCACGTCGAGCGACTCGAGGCCTACGACTTCTCGGCCCCCTACGGTTACGAAAACAACCCCGGCGCGAGCGTTTTCCACCTCCAGAATCTCGTTCTCGACCGCGGGCACGACCTCGTCCTCGATACGGCCCACCTGTTCATGTCGCAACCGGACTACGAGGCGGGGCTGACGGACCTCCTCCGCGAGAACGGCGACCAGATTCGGGTGGTCCACTGCAACGACGCGACGCCGACCGTCGACGGCCTCGCGTTCGGTGCTGGCGACGTTGCCCTCGAACGAACTGTCCGGGCTCTGGACGACCACTTCGACGGGCGGGTCGTCCTCGAAGTGATGCCCGACGCGCAGGCCGACGCGCTCTCGCGGGTCCGAGAATGGGTCGCGTGA
- a CDS encoding DUF5658 family protein has protein sequence MFTLRRERRITRTHAVLWTLILTSTVADVLLTMVGLSLGYREGNAVVAALLGEFGAAGLWLVKFAAMLWLVAGWTVLSDRDAAVFLALFAAVTVGVVAYNAVLLFG, from the coding sequence CTGTTCACGCTCCGGCGCGAGCGCCGGATAACCCGCACCCACGCCGTCCTGTGGACGCTCATCCTCACGTCGACGGTGGCCGACGTGCTGTTGACGATGGTCGGCCTGTCGCTTGGCTACCGGGAGGGCAACGCCGTCGTCGCCGCCCTCCTCGGGGAGTTCGGCGCGGCCGGGTTGTGGCTCGTGAAGTTCGCGGCGATGCTGTGGCTGGTCGCCGGGTGGACCGTCCTCTCGGACCGCGACGCCGCCGTCTTCCTCGCGCTGTTCGCCGCCGTCACGGTCGGCGTCGTCGCCTACAACGCCGTGTTGCTGTTCGGGTGA
- a CDS encoding CapA family protein: MTQTRRAVLASSAASIAGFGGCLGRIGSVPVDCPPQVGDGDVTRLGFVGDVMLGRNVDDRWRDDPTGVWGGMTDRLRELDGLFLNLECCVSDRGRPRPGRTYHFRASPSWAIPALNHVGTAFASLANNHVLDFGPDALTDTLALDDTGIPTAGAGTDRQSAFEPLETEVGGLDVAVVALTDQSPSYAARADAGGTAYAPLSPTDQLTRNWVGGALAQARQRDPDLLVVSLHWGPNWEVEPSATQQSFARWLVDRGADVVHGHSAHVIQGVETYRGRPIIYDAGDFVDDYVVKPTLHNDRSFLFELVVAEGTLSALTLVPVEIVDSRVTPASETAARWLRDRIRHLSEPFETTVERNGTGLRIPLDEC; the protein is encoded by the coding sequence GTGACCCAAACCCGTCGCGCCGTCCTCGCGTCGTCGGCCGCCAGCATCGCTGGCTTCGGGGGCTGTCTCGGACGCATCGGCAGCGTGCCGGTCGACTGCCCGCCACAGGTCGGCGACGGAGACGTTACCCGCCTCGGATTCGTCGGCGACGTGATGCTGGGTCGAAACGTCGACGACCGGTGGCGCGACGACCCGACCGGCGTGTGGGGCGGCATGACCGACCGACTCCGCGAACTCGACGGCCTCTTCCTGAATCTGGAGTGCTGTGTCTCCGACCGCGGCCGACCTCGACCCGGTCGTACCTACCACTTCCGAGCGAGTCCTTCGTGGGCAATCCCGGCGTTGAATCACGTCGGCACCGCGTTCGCCAGTCTCGCAAACAACCACGTCCTCGACTTTGGGCCGGACGCACTGACCGACACGCTCGCGCTGGACGACACGGGGATTCCCACGGCCGGTGCCGGGACGGACAGACAGAGTGCCTTCGAACCTCTCGAAACCGAGGTCGGCGGCCTCGACGTGGCTGTCGTGGCCCTCACCGACCAGTCGCCGAGTTACGCCGCCCGCGCCGACGCTGGCGGGACCGCCTACGCCCCGCTCTCCCCGACGGACCAGTTGACCCGCAACTGGGTCGGTGGCGCGCTGGCGCAGGCCCGACAGCGCGACCCGGACCTCCTCGTGGTCTCGCTGCACTGGGGGCCGAACTGGGAGGTCGAACCCTCGGCGACACAACAGTCGTTCGCTCGATGGCTCGTCGACCGCGGGGCCGACGTGGTCCACGGCCACAGCGCGCACGTGATTCAGGGTGTCGAGACGTACCGAGGGCGGCCGATTATCTACGACGCGGGGGATTTCGTCGACGATTACGTGGTGAAACCGACTCTCCACAACGACCGGAGCTTCCTGTTCGAACTCGTCGTCGCCGAGGGGACGCTGTCTGCACTAACCCTCGTCCCGGTCGAAATCGTCGACTCTCGCGTGACACCGGCCAGCGAGACGGCGGCGCGCTGGCTCCGCGACCGAATTCGCCACCTCTCAGAACCGTTCGAGACGACCGTCGAGCGGAACGGCACGGGCCTGCGAATCCCGCTCGACGAGTGTTAG
- a CDS encoding translation initiation factor IF-2 subunit beta yields the protein MNYEAALQRAYDVLPDQPREAGERLSIPDPEGQTDGAFTRLTNLGAIADALSRDPQHLHSAIQREFGTNGQFDGGEARYNGSFDIADFQAAVDAYVAEYVTCSECGLPDTILKNEDGVDMLRCQACGAFRPVSKSASKNTQQQTPTLEEGQTYEVKITGTGREGDGVAEKGKYTIFVSGAREGQVVDAYIESISGTLAFGRVQ from the coding sequence ATGAACTACGAGGCCGCACTTCAGCGCGCGTACGACGTGCTTCCCGACCAACCCAGAGAGGCCGGTGAACGCCTCTCCATCCCGGACCCCGAGGGACAGACCGACGGGGCCTTCACACGACTGACCAACCTCGGGGCCATCGCCGACGCCCTCTCGCGCGACCCGCAGCACCTCCACAGCGCCATCCAGCGCGAGTTCGGGACCAACGGCCAGTTCGACGGCGGCGAAGCCCGCTACAACGGGTCGTTCGACATCGCGGACTTCCAGGCGGCCGTGGACGCCTACGTCGCCGAGTACGTCACCTGCTCGGAGTGTGGCCTACCCGACACCATCCTCAAAAACGAGGACGGCGTCGACATGCTCCGCTGTCAGGCCTGTGGTGCGTTCCGCCCCGTCTCGAAGAGCGCGAGCAAGAACACCCAACAGCAGACCCCCACGCTCGAAGAGGGGCAGACCTACGAGGTCAAGATCACCGGCACCGGCCGCGAAGGCGACGGCGTCGCGGAAAAGGGCAAGTACACCATCTTCGTCTCCGGCGCCCGCGAGGGGCAGGTCGTCGACGCCTACATCGAGAGCATCAGCGGGACGCTCGCCTTCGGTCGCGTCCAGTAA
- a CDS encoding SOS response-associated peptidase has translation MCGRYSLFAPPETIEARFDATFDFTFEPRYNAAPSQSLPVVTDADADTIQRMEWGLVPSWADDRSDHGYINARAETLAEKRSFAAAYESRRCSAEQSEAGPDTPTAGRCLVPADGFYEWVSGDGGKQPYRVALPDDALFAMAGLYERWEPPQRQTGLGEFGASDDDGGQDEVIETFTIVTTEPNASVRDLHHRMAVVLSPDEEETWLTGDTDAVSDLLDPYDGEMRTYPVSTAVNSPANDDPSIIEEIEV, from the coding sequence ATGTGTGGTCGCTACAGTCTGTTCGCGCCGCCGGAGACGATAGAGGCGCGGTTCGACGCCACCTTCGACTTCACGTTCGAGCCCCGATACAACGCCGCGCCGAGTCAGTCCCTCCCGGTCGTCACCGACGCCGACGCCGACACCATCCAGCGCATGGAGTGGGGCCTCGTCCCGTCGTGGGCCGACGACCGCTCGGACCACGGCTACATCAACGCCCGCGCCGAGACGCTCGCGGAGAAACGGTCGTTCGCGGCAGCCTACGAGTCTCGGCGCTGTTCTGCCGAGCAGAGCGAGGCAGGGCCCGACACGCCGACGGCGGGTCGGTGTCTCGTCCCGGCCGACGGTTTCTACGAGTGGGTCTCGGGGGACGGCGGCAAACAGCCGTATCGCGTCGCCCTGCCCGACGACGCGCTGTTCGCGATGGCGGGCCTCTACGAGCGGTGGGAACCGCCACAGCGGCAGACCGGACTGGGAGAATTTGGCGCGAGCGACGACGACGGCGGCCAGGACGAGGTGATCGAGACGTTCACTATCGTGACGACCGAACCGAACGCGTCGGTTCGGGACCTCCACCATCGGATGGCGGTCGTTCTCTCGCCCGACGAAGAGGAGACGTGGCTCACCGGTGACACCGACGCGGTTTCGGACTTGCTGGACCCCTACGACGGCGAGATGCGTACCTATCCCGTCTCGACGGCGGTCAACAGTCCGGCGAACGATGACCCATCGATTATCGAAGAAATCGAGGTGTAA
- a CDS encoding aldo/keto reductase, translated as METRPLGATGQDSTVATFGAIALNWLEQEGANQMVELILDHGVNHFDVAPMYGDAELKLGPKLRQHRDEIFLGCKTQERGYEGATRKLEQSLNRMGIEKIDLYQIHGLEYESELDEITGDDGALAAIRDAKADGKIDHIGLTSHGNPGLIKDAIDRIDDLETLMFPLNPVVAAKSGDEYDYEGVLERAAEEDIGTLGIKAFAKGSWPDTAELPEEDRPYANWYEPVGTPGEIRDRFDFAASRGLDSVVTPGDPKLVQMVLDAADRYDGMDEAAQRSLVEEARHDDSPVPEQLHH; from the coding sequence ATGGAGACACGACCGCTCGGCGCGACCGGACAGGACAGCACCGTGGCGACGTTCGGCGCTATCGCCCTCAACTGGCTCGAACAGGAGGGAGCGAATCAGATGGTCGAACTCATCTTGGACCACGGCGTCAACCACTTCGACGTAGCCCCGATGTACGGCGACGCGGAGTTGAAACTCGGACCGAAACTCCGTCAGCACCGCGACGAGATTTTCCTCGGCTGTAAGACCCAAGAGCGGGGCTACGAGGGCGCGACCCGCAAACTGGAGCAGTCGCTGAACAGGATGGGCATCGAGAAAATCGACCTCTACCAGATTCACGGGCTGGAGTACGAGTCGGAACTCGACGAGATTACCGGCGACGACGGCGCACTCGCCGCTATTCGCGACGCGAAGGCCGACGGCAAAATCGACCACATCGGCCTCACGAGTCACGGTAACCCGGGACTCATCAAGGATGCAATCGACCGCATCGACGACTTAGAGACGTTGATGTTCCCGCTGAATCCTGTCGTCGCCGCGAAGTCGGGCGACGAGTACGACTACGAGGGCGTCCTCGAACGCGCGGCCGAGGAAGACATCGGCACACTGGGCATCAAGGCCTTCGCGAAGGGGTCGTGGCCCGACACCGCCGAACTCCCCGAGGAAGACCGGCCGTACGCGAACTGGTACGAACCGGTCGGCACGCCCGGCGAGATTCGCGACCGGTTCGACTTCGCGGCCTCGCGGGGCCTCGACTCCGTCGTCACACCGGGCGACCCGAAACTCGTCCAGATGGTCTTAGACGCCGCGGACCGCTACGACGGGATGGACGAGGCCGCACAGCGCTCGCTCGTCGAGGAAGCCCGTCACGACGACAGCCCCGTCCCCGAGCAACTCCACCACTGA
- a CDS encoding class I SAM-dependent methyltransferase, translating to MRERWSVPETVAAALSDRPVDGRVCLEAGAGRGNATAGLLDAGAASVYAVTDDSGHADAVRERCGDATDRLAVLEADLRQTPIADDSVELVTAHALCNVLSPAALDAVAAELTRVAAPGAHLVVDDYAPLPEGAAVRDLFAVENAAVELADGRPALSFYPASTLRSVFEGHGWRFDRERTLLDPVPWTERHLAAHAAVATEAAGRLSPELGRPLGRRADRLVEAIGSESAGRMYSVAMRLPDGA from the coding sequence GTGCGTGAACGGTGGTCGGTCCCCGAGACGGTCGCGGCGGCGCTCTCGGACCGACCGGTCGATGGCCGCGTCTGTCTTGAAGCGGGCGCGGGCCGCGGCAACGCTACCGCCGGACTGCTCGATGCGGGCGCAGCGAGCGTCTACGCCGTCACCGACGACTCCGGCCACGCCGACGCCGTCCGCGAGCGATGCGGCGACGCGACCGACCGTCTCGCGGTGCTGGAAGCGGACCTCCGGCAGACGCCGATAGCCGACGATAGCGTGGAACTCGTCACCGCCCACGCCCTCTGTAACGTCCTCTCTCCGGCGGCGCTGGACGCCGTCGCCGCCGAACTGACCCGCGTCGCCGCGCCGGGCGCGCACCTCGTCGTCGACGACTACGCACCACTTCCCGAGGGTGCGGCGGTCCGGGACCTCTTCGCCGTCGAGAACGCCGCCGTCGAACTCGCCGACGGCCGCCCGGCGCTCTCCTTCTATCCCGCGTCGACGCTCCGGAGCGTCTTCGAGGGGCACGGTTGGCGGTTCGACCGCGAGCGGACGCTGTTGGACCCGGTGCCGTGGACCGAGCGCCACCTCGCGGCGCACGCGGCGGTGGCGACGGAGGCCGCAGGCCGTCTCTCGCCGGAACTGGGGCGGCCGCTCGGACGGCGCGCCGACCGACTCGTCGAGGCCATCGGGAGCGAGTCGGCCGGACGGATGTACAGCGTCGCGATGCGACTACCCGACGGCGCGTGA
- a CDS encoding TIGR00300 family protein encodes MTVSREVELEGHIIDSGMMQSCFGIIMDMGGAFSIEEFDIGRRKDQESYARMLVEADDESTLQSIVHELHQNGANPADPKDATLNPAPADQVVPHGFYSTTNHPTFIRYDGQWVEVENMEMDCAVVVEDGAEPRAFTKVLNAVEEGDRIVTGETGIKVEPPERPRDSGGAFGFMQGGVSAERPSESTIQKIANAIRETKKEGGKVLAVCGPALIHSGAREDMAHLVREGYVDMLSAGNGFAVHDIERDIYGTSLGVDTETLDHARHGHKHHIYAISEVIREGGIEAAVESGTIESGVMYECVTNDRPFVLAGSIRDDGPLPDTITDAVEAQNAIREQAHEADMVLMLSTLLHSVAVGNCLPSTTRVVCVDINPSTVTQLLDRGSAQAVGMVTDIGTFVPMLADELEGSEGRE; translated from the coding sequence ATGACCGTCTCTCGCGAAGTGGAACTCGAAGGCCACATCATCGACTCCGGGATGATGCAGTCCTGTTTCGGCATCATCATGGACATGGGCGGCGCGTTCTCCATCGAGGAGTTCGACATCGGCCGCCGCAAGGACCAGGAGTCCTACGCCCGGATGCTGGTCGAGGCCGACGACGAATCGACGCTTCAGTCCATCGTCCACGAACTCCACCAGAACGGCGCGAACCCCGCCGACCCGAAAGACGCGACGCTCAACCCCGCCCCCGCCGATCAAGTGGTGCCCCACGGCTTCTACTCGACGACGAACCACCCGACGTTCATCCGCTACGACGGCCAGTGGGTCGAAGTCGAGAACATGGAGATGGACTGCGCCGTCGTCGTCGAAGATGGTGCGGAGCCGAGAGCCTTCACCAAGGTCCTCAACGCCGTCGAGGAGGGGGACCGCATCGTCACCGGCGAGACGGGCATCAAGGTGGAACCGCCGGAGCGCCCCCGCGATTCCGGCGGCGCGTTCGGGTTCATGCAGGGCGGCGTCTCCGCCGAACGGCCCTCCGAGTCGACCATCCAGAAGATAGCCAACGCCATTCGAGAGACGAAAAAGGAGGGCGGGAAGGTGCTGGCCGTCTGCGGCCCGGCGCTCATCCACTCCGGCGCACGCGAGGACATGGCGCACCTCGTCCGCGAGGGGTACGTCGACATGCTCTCGGCCGGGAACGGCTTCGCCGTCCACGACATCGAACGCGACATCTACGGCACGTCGCTGGGCGTCGACACCGAGACGCTGGACCACGCCCGCCACGGCCACAAACACCACATCTACGCCATCAGCGAGGTCATCCGCGAGGGCGGCATCGAGGCGGCCGTCGAGTCGGGCACCATCGAGTCCGGCGTGATGTACGAGTGCGTGACCAACGACCGGCCGTTCGTGCTCGCGGGGTCCATCCGCGACGACGGTCCCCTGCCCGACACCATCACCGACGCCGTCGAGGCCCAGAACGCCATCCGCGAACAGGCCCACGAGGCCGACATGGTGCTGATGCTCTCCACGCTGCTTCACTCCGTCGCCGTCGGGAACTGCCTCCCGTCGACGACGCGCGTCGTCTGCGTGGACATCAACCCCTCGACGGTGACGCAACTGCTGGACCGCGGGTCCGCGCAGGCCGTCGGGATGGTCACCGACATCGGTACGTTCGTCCCGATGTTGGCCGACGAGTTGGAGGGGAGCGAGGGGCGCGAGTGA
- a CDS encoding DUF7553 family protein has protein sequence MTRETLATASDHLESAAEDTANDDASERLTELAEQLDRLSTADRGPDHGRLARIQSALNDLSGGDGEDVAEAIDDANDAINEYRSTLEGV, from the coding sequence ATGACACGCGAAACACTCGCCACCGCGAGCGACCATCTCGAATCGGCCGCCGAAGACACCGCCAACGACGACGCCAGCGAGCGTCTCACCGAACTCGCCGAGCAACTCGACCGCCTCTCGACGGCCGACCGCGGCCCCGACCACGGCCGTCTCGCCCGCATCCAGTCGGCCCTGAACGACCTCTCGGGCGGCGACGGCGAGGACGTGGCCGAGGCTATCGACGACGCGAACGACGCCATCAACGAGTATCGCTCGACCCTCGAAGGGGTCTGA
- a CDS encoding phosphoribosylglycinamide synthetase C domain-containing protein, protein MDTKRFLFVSADAALITDLAWQVHKEGHDVKYYIESENDTEIGDGFVPKTDDWRASVEWADVVVFDDIWVGDEVGTGELAQELRAQGTAVVGGTPATDRLEEDRGYAMEVLEDHGVNTVEHHVFHDFDEAIQHVRENPVPYVIKPLGEVQNVKRLLYVGNEDDGSDVVDVLQAYKKAWGHRMKGFQLQRKVDGVEVAICGFFDGESFVDAVNFNFEHKKLFPGNIGPSTGEMGTSMFWAGHNKLFAETLGKVEGWLADEGYVGSIDINCIVNETGIYPLEFTPRFGYPTIALQEESFESGTGQFFYDLAHGNDPELTVHNGYQIGVRIVLPPFPFDDEKTYDENSRNAAIVFQTDSRDGIHLEDAKNVDGQWRSAGSNGMPLVVTGKGETMQQAREQAYGRIDDIVMPNMYYRDDIGERWIDGDGDRLQAWGYLGPQT, encoded by the coding sequence ATGGATACCAAACGATTCCTGTTCGTCTCTGCTGACGCCGCACTGATTACCGACCTCGCGTGGCAAGTCCACAAAGAGGGCCACGACGTGAAATACTACATCGAATCCGAGAACGATACCGAAATCGGCGACGGATTCGTCCCGAAGACCGACGACTGGCGGGCGTCAGTCGAGTGGGCTGATGTCGTCGTCTTCGACGACATCTGGGTCGGAGACGAGGTCGGAACCGGCGAACTGGCGCAGGAACTCCGCGCACAGGGCACGGCCGTCGTCGGTGGGACACCGGCGACCGACCGCCTCGAAGAGGACCGCGGCTACGCGATGGAGGTCCTCGAAGACCACGGCGTCAATACCGTCGAGCACCACGTGTTCCACGACTTCGACGAGGCGATTCAGCACGTCCGGGAGAATCCCGTCCCCTACGTCATCAAGCCCCTCGGCGAGGTGCAGAACGTCAAACGCCTCCTCTACGTCGGGAACGAGGACGACGGGAGCGACGTCGTCGACGTGCTTCAAGCCTACAAGAAGGCGTGGGGACATCGAATGAAGGGCTTCCAGTTGCAGCGGAAGGTCGACGGCGTCGAAGTCGCCATCTGTGGCTTCTTCGACGGCGAATCGTTCGTCGATGCGGTGAACTTCAACTTCGAGCACAAGAAACTGTTTCCGGGGAACATCGGGCCGTCGACCGGCGAGATGGGAACGTCGATGTTCTGGGCGGGGCACAACAAACTGTTCGCGGAGACCCTCGGAAAGGTCGAAGGCTGGCTCGCCGACGAGGGCTACGTCGGGAGCATCGATATCAACTGTATCGTCAACGAGACGGGCATCTATCCGCTGGAGTTCACGCCGCGCTTTGGCTACCCGACGATTGCGCTCCAAGAGGAGTCCTTCGAGTCGGGGACGGGCCAGTTCTTCTACGACCTCGCACACGGAAACGACCCGGAACTGACGGTACACAACGGCTACCAAATCGGAGTGCGAATCGTGCTGCCGCCGTTTCCCTTCGACGACGAGAAGACCTACGACGAGAACTCGCGCAACGCCGCAATCGTCTTCCAGACTGATAGTCGCGACGGCATCCACTTGGAAGACGCGAAGAACGTCGACGGACAGTGGCGGTCGGCCGGAAGCAACGGGATGCCGCTGGTCGTCACCGGGAAAGGCGAAACGATGCAGCAAGCCCGGGAACAGGCATACGGCCGCATCGACGACATCGTGATGCCGAACATGTACTACCGTGACGACATCGGTGAGCGATGGATAGACGGGGACGGCGACCGCCTGCAAGCGTGGGGATACCTCGGTCCGCAGACGTAG